One genomic segment of Amycolatopsis sp. Hca4 includes these proteins:
- a CDS encoding maleylpyruvate isomerase N-terminal domain-containing protein produces MWRTASNCRCTCCWTSDPGRLGLGPRRGPRHRRSRRCDCCPANSRRLNRGGAPIPPHAGRLTDEQVLAPSPLLSGWTRGHVLAHVTDAGRALGELGRAGPARRARPADARPRRHHRSDRGVDRRGVPAQPCSGTPPAWKTPGPGLRLGPARRLPRRQAAARSSPLAHGPDPRREPRHRRGRRVRLLPSK; encoded by the coding sequence ATGTGGCGAACCGCCTCGAACTGTCGGTGCACCTGCTGCTGGACAAGTGATCCCGGTCGCCTGGGTCTGGGTCCACGCCGTGGACCTCGGCATCGGCGTAGCCGGCGGTGCGACTGCTGCCCAGCAAATAGCCGCCGTCTGAACCGCGGGGGCGCCCCGATTCCACCACACGCTGGACGGCTGACCGACGAGCAGGTCCTGGCGCCGTCGCCGCTGCTGTCCGGCTGGACGCGCGGGCACGTGCTCGCCCATGTCACCGACGCCGGCCGCGCGCTCGGGGAGCTTGGTCGAGCAGGCCCTGCTCGGCGTGCTCGACCCGCGGACGCACGACCGCGACGGCATCATCGAAGCGACCGCGGGGTGGACCGCCGTGGAGTACCGGCGCAGCCCTGCTCCGGCACTCCGCCCGCCTGGAAGACGCCTGGCCCAGGTCTGCGACTGGGACCAGCACGTCGACTACCGCGACGGCAAGCTGCCGCACGGTCTTCGCCGCTGGCACACGGTCCGGATCCACGCCGTGAGCCTCGGCATCGGCGTGGCCGGCGGGTGCGACTGCTGCCCAGCAAGTAG
- the kstR gene encoding cholesterol catabolism transcriptional regulator KstR has product MPMPGKTKARGNGLSAIGADELGSAAQRDRRRRIIDATLALASKGGYDAVQMRAVAEKADVALGTLYRYFPSKIHLLVSGLAREFERAQEKLERQAIPGETPAERLMFVLGRNTRMMQRDPHLTEAMVRAFMFADTSAAAEVEQVGRLMENMFAKAMGIAEPAEADRDIFHVVADVWMANLVAWVTRRASAADVANRLELSVHLLLDK; this is encoded by the coding sequence ATGCCGATGCCAGGCAAGACCAAGGCCCGCGGCAACGGCCTGAGCGCGATCGGGGCCGACGAGCTCGGCTCGGCCGCCCAGCGCGACCGCCGCCGCCGGATCATCGACGCCACCCTCGCACTCGCCTCGAAGGGCGGCTACGACGCCGTCCAGATGCGGGCCGTCGCCGAGAAGGCCGACGTCGCGCTCGGGACGCTGTACCGGTACTTCCCCTCGAAGATCCACCTGCTGGTCTCCGGGCTGGCCCGCGAATTCGAGCGCGCGCAGGAGAAGCTGGAGCGCCAGGCCATCCCGGGCGAGACCCCCGCCGAGCGGCTGATGTTCGTCCTCGGCCGCAACACGCGCATGATGCAGCGCGACCCGCACCTGACCGAGGCCATGGTGCGCGCGTTCATGTTCGCCGACACGTCCGCCGCCGCCGAGGTCGAGCAGGTCGGGCGGCTGATGGAGAACATGTTCGCCAAGGCGATGGGCATCGCCGAGCCGGCCGAGGCCGACCGGGACATCTTCCACGTGGTCGCGGACGTCTGGATGGCGAACCTGGTGGCCTGGGTGACCCGCCGCGCCTCGGCGGCCGATGTGGCGAACCGCCTCGAACTGTCGGTGCACCTGCTGCTGGACAAGTGA
- a CDS encoding acyl-CoA dehydrogenase, protein MPVALSEEQIALAEAIHAWSAAHDPRKGVPAGFAELGLFGVALPEEVGGAGGSVADLAAGLAAAAEELVPGPVLSTALAGLLLADVPDAKELLPALAEGEATAAVLLEPVSLEDGVSGPVPGAQPEAWLLVPVDGGHVLLAPGTPGVTVEPLDAFDFSRPLARVRFSGVRAEPLTLPPVAELAATLAAAEAAGVARRCLTVAVEYAKVREQFGKPIGAFQAVKHLCAEMLCRAEAAEALAWDAASGQHPLSVASAAVVALDAAVANAKDCIQVLGGIGFTWEHDAHRYLRRAVALRQWLGGAWRRRAASLALSGSERTLGVDVGDDPALRAEVARIAALPADAQRVALADAGLLTPHWPAPYGRGADAAEQLRIDAALAAAGVRRPDLVIGAWAVPTILEHGSDEQRERFARPTLRGELTWCQLFSEPGAGSDLAALRTAARRVDGGWRLSGQKVWTSLAREADWGICLARTDPDAPKHKGITYFLVDMRAEGITTRPLREITGEAVFNEVFLDDVFVPDADVVGPPNGGWRLARTTLANERVAIGSGSAVGESVQTLVSTVDASALDDVALDRLGALVADGVAGSVLDLRAALRRLEGQDPGAESSVRKLLGVQHRQDVAEFALELAGSGALLADGPAQHEFLLTRCLSIAGGTTQVLRSLTAERLLGLPRG, encoded by the coding sequence ATGCCGGTCGCGCTCAGCGAGGAACAGATCGCGCTGGCCGAGGCGATCCACGCCTGGTCCGCCGCGCACGACCCGAGGAAAGGGGTGCCCGCCGGCTTCGCGGAGCTGGGCCTCTTCGGCGTCGCCCTGCCCGAAGAGGTCGGCGGGGCGGGTGGCAGTGTCGCCGACCTCGCCGCGGGTCTCGCCGCGGCGGCCGAAGAACTCGTTCCGGGGCCCGTGCTGAGCACCGCGCTCGCCGGTCTCCTGCTCGCCGACGTCCCGGACGCGAAAGAGCTCCTCCCCGCCCTCGCCGAGGGCGAAGCCACCGCCGCGGTGCTGCTCGAGCCCGTGTCCCTCGAGGACGGCGTCAGCGGGCCCGTACCCGGGGCGCAGCCGGAAGCCTGGCTGCTCGTGCCGGTCGACGGCGGCCACGTCCTGCTCGCGCCCGGGACGCCCGGCGTGACCGTCGAGCCGCTGGACGCGTTCGACTTCTCGCGTCCGCTGGCGCGCGTCCGCTTCTCGGGAGTCCGTGCCGAGCCCCTCACCTTGCCGCCGGTCGCCGAACTGGCCGCGACCCTGGCGGCGGCCGAGGCGGCGGGCGTGGCGCGGCGGTGCCTGACCGTCGCCGTCGAGTACGCCAAGGTCAGGGAGCAGTTCGGCAAGCCCATCGGGGCGTTCCAGGCCGTCAAGCACCTGTGCGCCGAGATGCTCTGCCGCGCCGAAGCCGCCGAAGCGCTGGCCTGGGACGCCGCGTCCGGGCAGCACCCGCTTTCGGTGGCGAGCGCGGCCGTGGTGGCACTGGACGCGGCCGTCGCCAACGCCAAGGACTGCATCCAGGTCCTCGGCGGGATCGGCTTCACCTGGGAGCACGACGCCCACCGGTACCTGCGCCGGGCGGTGGCCCTGCGGCAGTGGCTCGGCGGGGCGTGGCGGCGGCGGGCGGCGTCGCTGGCGCTGTCCGGGAGTGAGCGCACGCTGGGCGTCGACGTCGGCGACGATCCCGCGCTGCGGGCCGAGGTCGCCCGGATCGCCGCGCTGCCCGCCGACGCGCAGCGTGTCGCGCTGGCCGACGCGGGGCTGCTGACACCGCACTGGCCGGCGCCCTACGGCCGGGGCGCCGACGCCGCGGAGCAGCTGCGGATCGACGCAGCGCTGGCTGCCGCGGGCGTCCGGCGTCCGGACCTGGTGATCGGCGCGTGGGCGGTGCCGACGATCCTCGAGCACGGCAGCGACGAGCAGCGCGAGCGGTTCGCCCGGCCCACCCTGCGCGGCGAGCTCACCTGGTGCCAGCTGTTCAGCGAGCCCGGCGCGGGGTCCGACCTGGCGGCGCTGCGGACGGCGGCCCGGCGTGTCGACGGCGGCTGGCGGCTGTCCGGGCAGAAGGTGTGGACGTCGCTGGCCCGCGAAGCCGATTGGGGCATCTGCCTGGCCCGCACCGACCCGGACGCGCCCAAGCACAAGGGCATCACGTACTTCCTCGTCGACATGCGCGCCGAGGGGATCACGACGCGGCCGCTGCGGGAGATCACCGGCGAGGCGGTGTTCAACGAGGTGTTCCTCGACGACGTGTTCGTGCCGGACGCCGACGTCGTCGGCCCGCCGAACGGCGGCTGGCGGCTGGCGCGCACGACGCTGGCCAACGAGCGGGTGGCCATCGGGAGCGGTTCGGCGGTCGGGGAGAGCGTGCAGACGCTCGTGTCCACTGTGGACGCCTCGGCCCTGGACGACGTCGCCCTGGACCGGCTCGGCGCGCTGGTCGCGGACGGAGTCGCGGGTTCGGTGCTCGACCTGCGGGCGGCCCTGCGCCGGCTGGAGGGGCAGGACCCGGGCGCGGAGTCGAGCGTCCGGAAGCTGCTCGGCGTGCAGCACCGGCAGGACGTGGCCGAGTTCGCGCTGGAGCTGGCCGGCTCGGGTGCCTTGCTCGCCGACGGCCCGGCCCAGCACGAATTCCTGCTCACCCGCTGCCTTTCCATCGCCGGCGGCACCACGCAGGTCCTGCGTTCCCTCACGGCCGAACGCCTCCTCGGCCTGCCCCGCGGCTGA